From a region of the Streptomyces tirandamycinicus genome:
- the recA gene encoding recombinase RecA, producing MAGTDREKALDAALAQIERQFGKGAVMRMGERSKEPIEVIPTGSTALDVALGVGGLPRGRVVEIYGPESSGKTTLTLHAVANAQKAGGQVAFVDAEHALDPEYAKKLGVDIDNLILSQPDNGEQALEIVDMLVRSGALDLIVIDSVAALVPRAEIEGEMGDSHVGLQARLMSQALRKITSALNQSKTTAIFINQLREKIGVMFGSPETTTGGRALKFYASVRIDIRRIETLKDGTDAVGNRTRCKVVKNKVAPPFKQAEFDILYGQGISREGGLIDMGVEHGFVRKAGAWYTYEGDQLGQGKENARNFLKDNPDLANEIEKKIKEKLGVGVSSTEAPAAEPGADTASAAPAEAPAKSVPAPAAKAAKATKTAAAAKG from the coding sequence GAGCCCATCGAGGTCATCCCGACCGGCTCGACCGCGCTCGACGTCGCGCTGGGTGTCGGCGGCCTGCCGCGAGGCCGTGTCGTGGAGATCTACGGCCCGGAGTCCTCCGGCAAGACGACCCTGACCCTGCACGCCGTCGCCAACGCGCAGAAGGCCGGCGGCCAGGTCGCCTTCGTCGACGCGGAACACGCCCTCGACCCCGAGTACGCCAAGAAGCTCGGCGTCGACATCGACAACCTCATCCTGTCCCAGCCGGACAACGGTGAGCAGGCGCTCGAGATCGTCGACATGCTGGTCCGCTCCGGCGCCCTCGACCTGATCGTCATCGACTCCGTCGCCGCGCTCGTGCCGCGAGCGGAGATCGAGGGCGAGATGGGCGACTCCCACGTGGGTCTCCAGGCCCGGCTCATGAGCCAGGCCCTGCGGAAGATCACCAGCGCGCTCAACCAGTCCAAGACCACGGCCATCTTCATCAACCAGCTCCGCGAGAAGATCGGCGTGATGTTCGGCTCGCCCGAGACCACCACCGGTGGCCGCGCGCTGAAGTTCTACGCCTCGGTGCGCATCGACATCCGCCGCATCGAGACCCTCAAGGACGGTACCGACGCCGTCGGCAACCGCACCCGCTGCAAGGTCGTCAAGAACAAGGTCGCGCCGCCCTTCAAGCAGGCCGAGTTCGACATCCTCTACGGCCAGGGCATCAGCCGTGAGGGCGGTCTGATCGACATGGGCGTGGAGCACGGCTTCGTGCGCAAGGCCGGCGCCTGGTACACCTACGAGGGCGACCAGCTCGGTCAGGGCAAGGAGAACGCGCGGAACTTCCTGAAGGACAATCCGGACCTCGCCAACGAGATCGAGAAGAAGATCAAGGAGAAGCTGGGCGTCGGAGTGAGCAGCACGGAGGCCCCGGCGGCCGAGCCCGGTGCGGACACGGCGAGCGCCGCGCCCGCCGAAGCCCCCGCCAAGTCGGTGCCCGCGCCCGCAGCCAAGGCGGCGAAGGCCACCAAGACCGCTGCGGCGGCCAAGGGCTGA
- a CDS encoding FAD-dependent monooxygenase, with amino-acid sequence MDPVIVVGAGPVGLVLSLALAAQGVPSVVLDEGEGKDDPRPARTVVLRADTAALAERLGCATIRDEGARWVGWRSLRRKQELRRVEFHGEDLPAPVHIPQHALMRGLRDAVDTTDLVQVAACTRLDALEQDGRGITAHTRGVDTTWWRGSFLVGCDGARSTVRKLLGIRFPGRTAVERHAVAALRTELPWPGEGVLHRLPPWRTVGDEVTARPLPDGVWRLDWLLPARGELVTPDALVSRVRDTLAGWCDGPPQYDLLDTGVHTLHHRLARRWRVDRAFLAGDAAHLLGAVGTQGVDEGVRDADNLAWKLAHAWHHGASDTLLDSYQAERRTAVASRLRAADQSLPILRGTGGLRTYLPGAARGHGTLLTDGHLGLGPLGAPPAYPHSPLTPRHTGALTAVATPVGAPVADVAVTTPEGTTSRLRHRLGRARLLVVLVAPGTGVWDRRHWVTAGVMPRLASTVSELPARAELLVAESYPGASAHTVLLVRPDGHLVAAFGGVHPAELHAAADTVRGGAPVDSGTPSEHATARPD; translated from the coding sequence GTGGACCCGGTGATCGTGGTCGGCGCGGGTCCGGTCGGGCTCGTGCTCTCCCTCGCCCTCGCCGCCCAGGGCGTTCCCTCCGTGGTGCTCGACGAGGGCGAGGGCAAGGACGATCCGCGCCCCGCGCGGACGGTCGTGCTGCGCGCCGACACCGCGGCGCTCGCCGAGCGGCTGGGCTGCGCCACGATCCGTGACGAGGGGGCACGCTGGGTCGGCTGGCGCTCGCTGCGGCGCAAGCAGGAGCTGCGCCGGGTGGAGTTCCACGGAGAGGATCTGCCCGCGCCCGTGCACATTCCGCAGCATGCGCTGATGCGCGGACTGCGGGACGCCGTGGACACCACCGATCTGGTGCAGGTCGCCGCGTGCACCCGGCTTGACGCCCTGGAGCAGGACGGGCGCGGCATCACCGCACACACCCGCGGCGTCGATACGACCTGGTGGCGGGGGAGTTTCCTGGTCGGCTGCGACGGGGCCCGGTCGACGGTCAGGAAGCTCCTCGGGATCCGCTTCCCCGGCCGGACCGCCGTGGAACGCCACGCCGTCGCGGCCCTGCGCACCGAACTCCCCTGGCCCGGCGAGGGTGTGCTGCACCGGCTGCCGCCGTGGCGCACGGTCGGTGACGAGGTGACTGCGCGGCCGCTGCCCGACGGCGTGTGGCGGCTGGACTGGCTGCTGCCCGCCCGCGGCGAACTGGTGACCCCCGACGCCCTGGTGTCGCGGGTCCGGGACACCCTGGCCGGCTGGTGCGACGGACCGCCTCAGTACGACCTCCTCGACACCGGTGTCCACACCCTCCACCACCGGCTGGCCCGGCGGTGGCGGGTGGACCGCGCCTTCCTCGCCGGGGACGCGGCCCATCTCCTCGGCGCGGTCGGCACCCAGGGAGTGGACGAGGGGGTGCGCGACGCCGACAACCTCGCGTGGAAACTGGCGCACGCCTGGCACCACGGCGCCTCCGACACCCTGCTCGACAGCTACCAGGCGGAACGGCGCACGGCGGTGGCGTCGCGGCTGCGGGCCGCGGACCAGTCGCTGCCGATACTGCGCGGCACCGGGGGCCTGCGGACGTATCTGCCGGGCGCCGCCCGGGGCCACGGCACCCTGCTGACGGACGGGCACCTGGGGCTCGGCCCGCTGGGTGCACCCCCCGCCTATCCGCACTCCCCCCTCACGCCCCGGCACACCGGGGCGCTCACCGCCGTCGCCACCCCGGTGGGTGCTCCGGTGGCGGACGTCGCCGTGACGACTCCGGAGGGAACGACCAGCCGGCTGCGGCACCGGCTGGGCAGGGCCAGGCTGCTCGTGGTGCTGGTCGCCCCCGGCACGGGGGTGTGGGACCGGCGCCACTGGGTGACGGCGGGCGTCATGCCCCGGCTCGCCTCGACGGTGTCGGAACTGCCCGCCCGGGCGGAACTGCTCGTCGCCGAGTCCTACCCGGGGGCATCGGCGCACACGGTCCTGCTGGTGAGGCCGGACGGGCATCTCGTGGCGGCCTTCGGGGGCGTGCATCCGGCCGAGCTGCACGCGGCGGCCGACACGGTACGCGGAGGTGCTCCGGTGGACTCGGGGACCCCTTCCGAGCACGCCACCGCCCGACCGGACTGA
- a CDS encoding D-alanyl-D-alanine carboxypeptidase family protein, which yields MLRPLPEPTLTVDQVPSSVTVDGAAFSVPWPGKGQGAVKVVGSGTTATFGEERPVPTASVAKIMTAYVILREHPLGKGEEGPWIEVDAQTVEDGRARDESRIVGLRVGQTFSERDMLKMLMIPSGNNIARLLARWDTGSRDEAAFVGKMNAAARALGMENTTYTDPSGLDERTVSTAVDQLKLAEEVMKSDAFRTIVAMPSADIPGLGRIHNNNDRLLLAGLNVTGVKTGSNTPAGGTLTWAAHKTVAGEARLILGTMMDQRAAGPDPNGADSLILVQDNSRKVIEAVREALTSATVVHKGQVVGRVDDRLGGRTALVAAEDLTAVGFAGQKLSVGFSDGGRSVPRTAKAGTVVGELTVGTGDGARRVPVALRTDLTAPTAGERLLRLG from the coding sequence GTGCTCCGCCCGCTCCCCGAGCCGACCCTAACAGTCGATCAGGTCCCCTCTTCCGTCACCGTCGACGGCGCCGCGTTCTCCGTTCCGTGGCCCGGGAAGGGACAGGGCGCCGTCAAGGTCGTCGGCTCGGGCACCACGGCGACGTTCGGCGAGGAGAGGCCCGTCCCGACAGCGAGTGTCGCCAAGATCATGACGGCCTACGTGATTCTCCGCGAACACCCGCTCGGCAAGGGCGAGGAGGGTCCTTGGATCGAGGTGGACGCCCAGACCGTGGAAGACGGCCGGGCCAGGGACGAGTCGCGCATCGTGGGTCTCAGGGTGGGCCAGACCTTCAGCGAGCGCGACATGCTGAAGATGCTGATGATCCCGTCGGGCAACAACATCGCCCGGTTGCTGGCACGTTGGGACACCGGCTCCCGGGACGAGGCGGCGTTCGTCGGGAAGATGAACGCCGCGGCCAGGGCACTGGGCATGGAGAACACCACCTACACCGACCCCAGCGGCCTGGACGAGAGGACCGTCAGCACCGCCGTCGACCAGCTCAAACTGGCGGAGGAGGTGATGAAGTCCGACGCGTTTCGCACCATCGTCGCCATGCCCAGCGCCGACATCCCCGGTCTTGGACGCATCCACAACAACAACGACCGCCTGCTCCTGGCCGGGCTGAACGTCACGGGCGTCAAGACCGGCTCCAACACCCCGGCCGGGGGCACCCTGACATGGGCGGCCCACAAGACCGTGGCCGGCGAGGCCCGGTTGATCCTCGGCACGATGATGGACCAGCGTGCCGCCGGCCCGGACCCCAACGGCGCCGACAGCCTCATCCTGGTGCAGGACAACAGCAGGAAGGTCATCGAAGCGGTACGCGAGGCCCTCACATCAGCCACCGTGGTGCACAAGGGCCAGGTCGTGGGCCGCGTCGACGACCGGCTCGGCGGCCGAACCGCGCTCGTGGCCGCCGAGGATCTCACTGCGGTCGGCTTCGCCGGGCAGAAGCTGAGCGTCGGCTTCAGCGACGGCGGCCGGTCCGTCCCCCGGACTGCGAAGGCCGGCACCGTCGTCGGCGAGTTGACGGTGGGCACCGGAGACGGGGCCCGACGGGTCCCGGTGGCCCTCAGAACCGACCTCACCGCGCCGACCGCCGGCGAGAGACTGCTCCGGCTCGGCTGA
- a CDS encoding isopenicillin N synthase family dioxygenase has translation MPVLMPSADVPTIDISPLFGDDPNEKARVAEAINKACRGSGFFYASNHGIDVKLLQDVVNEFHRNMTEQEKYDLAINAYNRNNPHVRNGYYMAVKGRKAVESFCYLNPSFDDDHPMIKSGTPMHEVNIWPDEDRHPRFRPFCEQYYRDMLRLSTVLMRGFALALGKPEDFFDASLAEADTLSSVSLIRYPYLEDYPPVKTGPDGTKLSFEDHLDVSMITVLYQTQVQNLQVETVDGWQDLPTSEENFLVNCGTHMAHITHDYFPAPNHRVKFVNAERLSLPFFLNGGHNSVIEPFVPEGAAGQAKNEPVSYGDYLQHGLSALIVKNGQT, from the coding sequence ATGCCAGTTCTGATGCCGTCAGCCGACGTGCCGACGATCGACATCTCGCCGCTGTTCGGTGACGACCCGAACGAGAAGGCCCGCGTCGCCGAGGCGATCAACAAGGCCTGCCGGGGGTCCGGCTTCTTCTACGCCTCGAACCACGGCATCGACGTCAAGCTGCTGCAGGACGTCGTCAACGAGTTCCACCGGAACATGACCGAGCAGGAGAAGTACGACCTCGCGATCAACGCCTACAACAGGAACAACCCGCATGTACGCAACGGGTACTACATGGCGGTCAAGGGGAGGAAGGCGGTCGAGTCCTTCTGCTACCTCAACCCGTCGTTCGACGACGACCACCCGATGATCAAGTCCGGAACACCGATGCACGAAGTGAACATCTGGCCGGACGAGGACAGGCATCCGCGATTCCGGCCGTTCTGCGAGCAGTACTACCGGGACATGCTCCGGCTCTCCACGGTCCTCATGCGAGGGTTCGCGCTGGCCCTGGGGAAGCCCGAGGACTTCTTCGACGCCTCACTCGCGGAGGCCGACACGCTGTCCTCCGTGTCGCTGATCCGCTACCCGTACCTCGAGGACTACCCGCCGGTCAAGACGGGTCCGGATGGGACGAAGCTGAGCTTCGAGGACCACCTGGATGTGTCGATGATCACCGTGCTGTACCAGACCCAGGTGCAGAACCTGCAGGTCGAAACGGTGGACGGGTGGCAGGACCTGCCGACGTCCGAGGAGAACTTCCTGGTGAACTGCGGCACCCACATGGCCCACATCACCCACGACTACTTCCCGGCTCCGAACCACCGCGTGAAGTTCGTCAACGCGGAGCGGCTGTCCCTGCCGTTCTTCCTCAACGGAGGGCACAACAGCGTCATCGAGCCCTTTGTGCCCGAGGGCGCGGCCGGCCAGGCGAAGAACGAGCCGGTCTCGTACGGCGACTACCTCCAGCACGGCCTCAGTGCGCTGATCGTCAAGAACGGTCAGACCTGA